The sequence below is a genomic window from Microbaculum marinisediminis.
CAACGCCGCGGCGCTCGACCATGTGGCGCGCACGGGTGCTGCCTATTTCCATCCCTTCGCCGACCCCTTCGTGGTCGCGGGCCAGGGCACCGTGGCGCTCGAAATCCTGGAAGACATCCCCGACGTCGATGTCGTGCTGGTCGCGGTCGGCGGTGGCGGCCTGATCAGCGGTGTCGGACGCGCCATCAAGTCGCGGCGCCCGGCGACCCGCGTCATCGGCGTGGAGGCGGCAGGCTGTCCGCTACTCCTGCGCGCACTCGAAGCCGGCAGCAATATCGGCCTCGATCAGGTGACCACCTCCGTCGCCACGATGGCCTGCGCGAAGACCGAAGACGCGATCTTCGAGACCGTGCGCGACACCGCCGACGGCTTCGTCCTCGTCAGCGACGAGGAGATGCTGCGCGCGGCGCGCTGGCTGTGGTTCGAGATGGGCCTCGCCGCCGACCTCAGCGGCGCGGCGGCAATCGCGGCGCTTCGGGAAGGCCGCGTTGCGCTTGCCGACGGCGAGACCGTCTGCGCCATCGTCTGCGGCGCCGGGCCGGACGCCCTCGCCGCAGGCGAGCCGTAGGCGTTTCGGCCGTCCAGGCACTTCTCCGTCAGCCCCCTGACGGCGATGGCCGCCGCCGGACGCTTCATTGGCGCGGCGGCGATGCCTTCGCCGTCAGGCGTAGATGTTCATGTATTTCATGCAGATGACGCGAAGACAGGACGAGATGTTCTTGTCGTTCGCGACCAGGCACTGGTCGTGGATTCGGGCGATCAGCTGCGGCAGCGAGATTTCCATCCGGTCGGCCATCTCCTCGAGCACGGTCCAGAACACGCGTTCCAGGCGGACCGTGGTGCTGTGGCCATGGATACGGAAACCTCGTTTTTCCGGCAGGAACTCGCTAACCTGATCAATCGAACAGGCGTTGAACATGTGGCCCAGGAAGTCGTCCGGATCGATTTCAACGTAGATCGACATTCCGTCTCGGTCCCGCCCCGCGCATCCGGTACGTGCCGGATCGCACCTGACCCGTGTTCCCCTCGCCGACTGTTGATCCTTACATGTTTGAGGGGTGTTTCCAATAATTACTACCACCGGGCGTCGGCGCCCTCCTAGGCTTCGGAGAGGTGCCGCAAGACCGCAAGATGGCACTGAGGGAGGATGTCTTGGCCAGTGAGTTCTTCAAGAAGACTCTTGATCCGGTAATCGCTCTGGCGGCGATCGCCGTTCTCAATATCTTTCTGTTCCTGATCGTGGGAGCGTGGACGGTCGGTGGCGGCGAGACCATGATGACCGGACTTGCCGCGCAGGCCGTCATCGGCGACGAGCTGCAGCGCCTGCCGTTCTGGACGCTCGTTTTCCCACCCGATCCGACCTACTGGAAGATCTACATCAGCCTCGGAATGCTCTTCGGCGCCTTCGTGGGGGCGATCCTCAGCAAGGAATTCTATATCCGGATACCCCGCCGGCTGTCCGAATGGGTGATGATCACCATCGGCGGCCTGATGATGGGCATCGGCATCCGTCTCGCCTTCGTCTGCAACGTGTCGACCTTCTTCGGCCTGACGCCGGAGATGAACATGGGCGGCTACCTCGCCATCAGCGGCATCATCGCCGGGGCCTGGGTCGGGTCGATGATCTACAAAAAAGTTCTGGAGGGCTGAACCATTACCGCCATCGGGGAATGCATCATCGCTTTCATCTTCGGCTCGATCGTCGGCCTGCTGGTTCAGCGTTCGCGCTTTTGCAACACCGCCGCCCTGCGCGACGCGATCCTTTTCAAGACCTACCGCAATACCAAGGCCTTGCTGGTCGCCATGATGATCCTGACCTTCGGGTTCACGCTGTTCATCACCTTCGGCGAGGGCAAGACGCTGCATTTCGACGTCGGCCTGAACACCTTCGCGGGCCTGTTCATCTTCGGCATCGGGATGGTCCTGGCGGGCGCGTGCACGGTGTCGACCTGGGTCAAGACCGGCGAAGGCAATGTCGGCGCCCTGTGGGCGCTGCTGTTCACCTTCATCGGAATGTTCCTGTTCTCGATGCTCTGGTCGATCAACTACTGGCCGCCCGCACCGGCGTCGATGACGGGCGAACCGAACCTGGAAGCCCTCCAGCTCGGCTTCGCGAACGCCGCGACGCTGCAGGAGAAACTCGGCATACCGGCCGTCGTTTTCGGGCTGGTGCAGATGGGCGTGCTGTTCCTCATCTACCGCGCGATCAGGCGCAAGGAGGACGCGCAGGCGGCGCACCATCGCCAGGTTCAGGAAAGCCGCAAGGTGGTCACCGCGCAAGCCGCGGAATGATGTGAACGAAGAACCCGAGAGGACGACAAGACATGGGCCTGTTCAGCAGAAAGAAGAGCGAAACGACCGGCGCCGCCCCGACGGGTCAGGCGACGCTGAGTGACGGCTCGCGCATTACCATCGCGCAGAGCGTGGATTGCCTGGGCGACAGCTGCCCGCGCCCGCAGCTGATGACCAAAAAGGCGATCGGCCAGGTCGGCTCGGGCGATGTCATCGAGATCGTTCTCGACAACCCCTCCTCGGTCGAGGCACTGCCACCGATGTGCGACGAACTCAACGCCGCCCATCTGGAGACGATCCAGGAACCACGCTGCTGGAAAGTCTACATCCGGAAGGACTGAGCGAATGACGCCCGCAAAGCTCTTCATGCATCTCTATGTGGTTGCCTCGCTGGTCGTGGTCGTGGGGGGGCTTGGGTGGATGTACGTCTCACCGCCGCCCAGCATGTTCCTGGACCGCGACGGCGTGGCCCACTTCACGCCGGAGGTGGAACACCCCGTCACCGGCGAAGGCGTCAGCGTGAACAAGCTCATCAAGCACTACCGCGGCGACTGAGGACGGATCATGGACTTCGAAACGACGGCCCAGCTGGTTTTGGCGATCGCGGCGTTCGCTGTGCTTTACGTGGGTTTCCTCAAGGACTCACTGTGAGAAACGGAGGCGGGAAATGGATCGCTCGAGCCTAATTTTCTGTACGGGAAGCCTCGTCGCCTGCCTCGGAGCGGCGTGGCTGTTCTTCCCGCTTGCCGCCCTCGATCCCGAGACGGTCGCGATGGCGCAGACACCGCAGCCCGCCGAGACGCTGCCGATGATCGACGTGGGTCAGGGCTTCGGCGAACTGCCGGCCGTCGAGCTCATCGGCTACTACGTGGAAAATCCCCCTGCCCCGCCCGCGGCCGGCGCCGCGCCGGAACCGGTCATCAGGTTCGGAGGGTGCTGAGTTGGGCAGGCGGAAAAACCGGGCTATCGGACCAGGCGCGCTGGCGCTGGCGATGGGCACGGCTTTTCCGCTCGCCGCACAGCCGATTGAAATTACGGACGTCGTCGCCACGGATGCCCGGGTGATCGACATCCGCGCCGAGGACGACTGCCTGGCGACTTCCCTGCCCGGCGCCCGGTGCCTGCCGGCCCCGTGGCTGCTCGACGGCGGAGACGGTGCACCGATCGGATTTCATGCGCTGCGCTGGCTGCTCGGCACCGTCGGCCTGACCGGACGGGAACCGCTCGTGGTATACGCCGGGCCGGAGGGCGCGTCGGACGATGCGCTGGCGGTGGCCGCGCTCGCCTATCTCGCGGGGCAAGACACCGTATCCGTCCACGACGGCGCGGCGGTCGTAACCGGTCCGGGTGGCGAGGGCCGGAGTTTCAGCCGGGAGGCGGTCTACACCGCGCCGATGCGCATCGGGTCGATGGCCGTGTCGGACGACGCCGCGCCGGACGATGCCGGATCCTTGCGCAGCCGCCTGATCGAATTCACCCGCGATGGCGCCGCCGTCGCCTTTGCGCCGCAACACTGAAGATGGAGCCGACCGGACCGACCATGGACGTTCTGTTGCATATCACGACCGCCGACGCCGCACCGATCGCCGCCGGGCTTGGCCGCGCTCTGACGTCGCAGGAGGCGAGCTGGAGTTGCTTCCTTACCAATGACGGCGTGAAAGCGCTGGACAATGCGGACTTCGCTGCGGCCAGCGCAGGCGCGGCACGCGTCGTCGTCTGCGAGCATTCGTGGGAACACCATATGGACAGCCGCGCCTGCCCGGCGGAACAGGGCAGCCAGACCGTGAATTCGGCGCTGGTGGCGGAAGCGGCGCGCATCGTGAGCCTCTAGGGAGACTATCGTGGAGCCGAAGAAAATTCTCGTACTGGGCCGACGCGATCATACCGAGGCGATGCGCGTGGCCGCTGGGCTGACCATTTTCGGCCATGACGTGCGGTTGGTGTTCATGACCGGACCGGTCGAAGAGACCGAGGCAAATGCCGAGCAGACCGAACTTCTGGAACTGGCCGAGATTGTGCCCGAGACGACCGTGGCGGCGATGGGTGACGACCTCGCCCTGCTCGATGCCGCGGCCCTGGGCAGCGCCATCGCCACGGCCGACCGTGTCGTGAATCTATAGGGGCCGCGCGATGAAGATCCTCGAATTGCAGACAGGCCTGTTTCCAGACGCGGCGCTGGTCGCGCAGGCCGTGGAGACTTTGCATGCCGGAAACGCCGTCGAGAAGGCAGACGTCACACGCCTGTCTCGCGACGACGAACACGGCTGGGCGGAGGTGGCACGTGCCATCCTGGCCGCTGACCTCGTCGTCACGCTTTGACGCGATGGCCGGGCGGCTGAATGAGAAAGGGAGGACCTGAAAATGACCGGACTTGCTAGCACTGCGAGAGCCATTGCGGCTTCGATTGCGCTCATGGCCGCAACCATCCTGGCGGTGACCACCCTGGTGGCTGCGCCCGCCACGGCGGCCGAGCCTCTGGTGGACGTGGACTGGGTCAAGGCCAATACCGGACAATCCGGCGTCGTGTTCGTCGATGCCCGGGGCCAGACAGACTTCCTGCGCGGGCACATCCCCGGCGCGGTGAATACCGACTACGCGAAGGACGGCTGGCGCGTGAAGAAAGGCGACGTGCCCGGCGTGTTCCCCGACGATCCCGCGCAACTCGCGGCGCTGATCGGCAGCCTCGGCATCGACAATTCCACCCATGTCGTGCTCGTCGCGCCGGGTGGGACGTCGTCCGACATGGGTATGGCCACGCGCATGTACTGGACCTTCAAGGTCCTGGGCCACGACAACGTGTCGATCCTGAACGGCGGCATGAACGCCTATCTCGCCGAGCTGGATGCCAACAAGAACCCGGCCAATCCGCTCGAGAAGGGGGCGGCCAAGGCCGAGCCCAAGACCTTCAACATGGCCCTGAGACAGGACATGCTGCTGGACGACAACGCGGTCAAGGCGGCGCTGGATGCCGGCACGCTGATGGTCGACAACCGGACCAACGACCAGTACCTGGGCGTGAACCGCCACGGCGCGTCCAAGGCCTCCGGTACGATCCCCGGCGCCGTCAACCTGCCGCAGAGCTGGATGACCGAGAACGGCGGCGGCACGTTCCGCGATGCCAAGACGCTCGCCTCGCTCTACGAGGCGGCCGGCGTGCCCACGACGGGCAAGCAGGTCAGCTTCTGCAACACCGGCCACTGGGCGTCGATCGGCTGGTTCGTGTCGTCCGAGATCCTCGGCAACAAGGACGTGCAGATGTATGACGGCTCGATGGTGTCCTGGACGAACGCCGGCATGCCCACGGAGCAGAAGATCTCCACGGGGCAATGACATACCAGGTGGCATAATGGCGCCCAGGCGCCGCACTATCGGACCTGCGATGGCCGCAACGCCGAGGGGCGTTGCGGCCATCGTCGCGCTCGTTCTGGGGCTTGCGACCGCAGGTGCCGGTCATGCCGGGGACGATGCGCGTGTCCTGGCGAGCGAGCTTCGCATCGCGTTGGGCGACGTCGACCGCCTGGCGGAAGCCGACCTCCCCGCGGCGCACAAGATCGGGCTGGCCGAGCGGCTTGCCGGTTCCCTGGGGCTCCTGCCCTGGCTCCTGCAAAGGGCCGGAGACGCGGACGGGGCACGGGCTCTGAGCGAATACCAGGTGACAAACCTGGAGCCCGCCAACACCGAACCGCTCGCGGCACTGCTGGCGACGCTCTCGGATCGCCATCCGCTCGACCTGGCCGGGACCGCAGCGCCCGCGGTCACGGCGACCGCCATGCGCGAGGCCCGGGTGATCCACCAGACCTACTGCGCCGGCTGCCATGACGGAGCGGAAAACGGCGATCCCGACCTCACGCTTCCGGCCCGCGACCTCTTTTTCATGGCCCGGACGGAACGGCCCGACATCTTCGTCGCCCGCATTTTCAACGGCGTCAAGGGAGACGAGACGATCGGTTTTCGGAACCCGTTGACCGACGAACAGCTCGCCGCCCTCCGAGCGTTCTATTCCGACGATTGACCGGTCCCCGCCCCCACTCAGTCCCGTGACAGCAGCCGCAGGCCGAGGAAGGCGACGAGGATCGACAGGGCGATCGTCAAGGTGGCGATGGCGTTGATCACCGGGTTCACGCCCTCGCGCAGCATCGACCAGATATGCATCGGCAAGGTGTTCTCGCTGCCCGTCAGGAAGAACGTCACCGGGATCTCGTCGAAGGACAGCACGAACACCAGCAACGCGCTGCCGAGAAGCGCCGACTTGAGGTTCGGCAGCGTCACCCGCCAGAAGGTGGTCGCCGGGCCGGCGCCCAGATCGAGGCTCGCCTCCTCTATGCTGCGGTCGAAACGGCGCAGCCGCGCGTAGACCTGGGTGACGACGATCGGCAGGCACCACACCGAATGCCCGATGGCGACGGTGAAGAGGGAAAGCCGCGTATCGAAGCGGCTCAACAGCAGCAAGAGCGCCAGCCCCGTGACGATGCCCGGCACCACCAGAGGCAGCAGAATCCCGTGCTCCAGCAGGCGTTTGCCGGGAAAATTCACGCGGTCCAGGCCGAAGGCCAGCGGCACGCCCAGGATCAGCGTCAGTGGCACCACCGTGCCGGCGACGATCAGGCTGTTGCCGACCGAGCGCCACAGGTCGCTATCGGCAAACAGCGCCCGGTACCAGGCGAGGCCGACGCTGTCGATCGGGAAGACGAGCAGTGGCGAGTCGGAAAAGGAGAACACCACCAGTACCGCGATGGGCAGGTAGAGAAAGGCAAATGCCGCGACAGCCGTGACCAACAGACCACGGCGGACCGGGCGGGTCAGGAGGGGATCGTAACGGGCCTGCATGGCGGTCCTACCGTTTCTCAAGCCGTGCGCCGATGCCCACGATGGCCAGCACGATGACCACCACCACCATCGCCAGCGCGCTGCCGAAGGGCCAGTCGAAGGCGGTGCCGAACTGGCTGATGATGACGTTGGCGATCATGATTTCGTTCGGCCCGCCCAGCAGAGACGGCGCGACGAAATCGCCAAAGCTCAGCGCGAAGGTGAAGGTGCCGCCGGCCACCACGCCGGGCAGGCTGAGCGGCAAGATCACGCGCCGGAACGTGGTGAAGGGCCGCGCACCAAGGTCCAGGCTCGCCTCTATCTGGTCGCGCGACAGCTTCTCCAGCGACGCATAGATCGGCAGGGTCACGAAGGGCACGAAGATGTAGACCAGCGTCAGCACGACGCTGAACTGATTGTACAGGAACAGGTCCAGCGGCCCGTCGGTCAGCCCCAGCGAGGTCAGCGTGCTGTTCACCAGACCGGAGCGGCCGAGGATGATCTTCCAGGTGTATGCCCGCAGCAGGAAGCTGGTGAGCAGCGGGATCACCACGAGAAAATAGAGCATCTGCCGGTGACGGCGGGCCACGAAGGCGAGAAAGAACGCCAGCGGATAGCCGATCGCCAACGCGAACAGCGTGACCAGGAGCGCGGTTGAGAACGAGTTCCACAGCACCTGCCGGTAAAGTGGGTTCTCGACGATCCGGGCGTAGTTGTCGCCCGTCAGCGTGCGCGAGATGACATAGCCGTCCACCTGCCAGACGCTGTGCAGCAGGATCTCGCCATAGGGAATGACCAGGAAGACCAGCAGGTAGAGCAGCGGCGGGCCGACCAGGAGCCATCCACCCGGGATCCGCCAGCCGCGCGCCGCGCCGGCGTCCTGAACCGTGGCGCCGCTCATCGTGCGGGCGTTTCGGGAAAGACGAGAAGCGCGTCGGGAGCGAGCTCGAGGCGCATCTGTGTGCCCTCGTCCAGCGGACCGGGCCAGGCTGCAAGGGCTTCGGGACTGACCTCGGCCGTCAGCGTATCGCCGCCGGGCAGGCGCAGGATCAGGCGATTGGCGGTGCCGACATAGGCGATCTCGCTGAGGCGCGCCTCGACGACGTTGGTTTCCGCGCCGTTGGTGGCGAGCCGTATCTTCTCCGGACGTATGGCGACAAGGCCCGCGTCCGCGGGCGTCGCCCCCTCGGGCAGTCGCAGTCGCGTGCCGTCGGACAGCACGACGCCGCCCGGCACGGTGTCGGCGATGGGCAGGAAGTTCTCCGTGCCGACGAATTCGGCCACGAACCGTTCGCAGGGACGCTCGAAGATGTCCGCCGGCGTGCCGATCTGGCGGATCTTGCCGGCATTCATGACCGCGATCCGGTCGCTCATCACCAGCGCTTCTTCCTGGTCGTGCGTGACGTAGACGAAGGTGATGCCCAGGCCGGTCTGGATCCGCTTCAGCTCGAGCTGCATCTCGCGCCGCAACTTGGCGTCGAGCGCGCCCAGCGGCTCGTCCAGAAGCAGGACCCGCGGCTCGTTAACCAGCGCCCGCGCCAGCGCCACCCGCTGCCTCTGCCCGCCGGAAAGGTTGTCGGGCCTGGCCGCGGCCTTGTCCAGCAGGCCGACGCGCTCGAGCATCTCGGAGGTCCGCTGGACGATTTCCGCCTTGGGAAGCTTTTTTAGGGTCAGGCCGTAGGCGACGTTGGCCTCGACCGTCATGTGCGGGAACAGTGCGTAGCTCTGGAAGACGGTGTTGACCGGGCGGCGATAGGGCGGACGCTCGTTCATCCGCGCGCCGTCGACGGTGATCGTGCCGCTGTCGACGGCCTCGAAGCCGCTGATCATGCGCAGCGTGGTCGTCTTGCCGCAGCCGCTCGAGCCGAGCAGCGTCAGGAATTCGCCTGCCCGGATGTCGAGAGAGACATCGGAGACGGCAACGAACGACTCGAACGACTTGCTGACACGATCGAGCCTGACGGCGCCGCCCCGGGGGGCGGCGCCTTCATTCTTGGAAAATGCTGGGGTCATTGGCGCGCGGCTTTGACCTCGTTCCAGACTTCCAGATAGCGGCCACGGCGGGGAATGTCCTGCCAGAACTCGATGCGCTCCAGAAGGTCCGGCCCCTCGTCCATGTAGAGCTGTTCCCAGACGGCTTCGTCCATGAACTCGCGGGATTCCGGGTTGGTCACGGTGTAGCCCGTGGCCTCGGCGATCTGGCCCTGCGTCTTCGGCGCTATCAGGTGGTCGATGAAGGCGTGCGCCTCGGCGGCGCAATCGCTGCCTTTCACGACGAAGTTGGAGTCGAGCCAGCCGACCGGGTTCTCCGGCACGAACTCGCGCACGTTCACGCCCTGCTCGCGCAGCGCCTGGGTGATGTAGTTCCAGGAATTGCTGGCCACGATCTCGCCGCTCGCGAAGAGCTCGATCGCCTCGCCGGCCTGGCTCCAATAGGTGCGCACCAGCGATTTCTGCTCGATCATCTTCTTCTTGACCTCTTCGAGCTGCTCGTCCGTCAGGGTCCAGAGATTGTCGTAGCCGAGATAGCTGGCGACGTCGGCAATGGTGGTCACGTCTTCCCACATGCCGATGCGGCCGGCGTATTCGGGATCGAAGAGAATGCCGAAATCCTCGCCCTCGGGGATCACATCGGCGTTCACGGTCACCGGCGTGGTGCCCCAGAAGGTCGGCACGCCATAGAGCTCGCCGTCCTTGTGGATGAATTCCAGATCGCGGAAGCCCGCGAAGATCTGCTCGATATGCGGCAATTGTGCGACGTCGAGCGGCTCGACGAAGCCGGCGCCGATGGCGCGCTCGGCCAGGGAGCTGACGATGGTGACGACGTCATAGTCCCCGCCCCCCGCAGCCAGCTTGGCCATGTACTCGTCGTTGGAGCCGACATAGGTGCGCTTGACGGTAATGCCGGTCTCTTCCTCGAACGGCTTGACCCAGGCGTCGTCGACATAGCCTTCCCAGGTCAGCATGCCGATTTCGGTGCATTGGGCGAAGGCGCCACCGGTGGTGGCCAGGGTGATGCCGAGAAGTACGGCGGAAGTGGTCAGCAGACGTGTTTTCATTGGCGATCTCCGCTTTTTGTTAGGGGTTCTTATGGGTCTTGGGGAGCGGGCTCAGCCGCCGAGCTGGGCGTACAGGCTGTCGACGGTCTCGGCGGTATAGTGCATCGCGTGGGGCTCGGAGAACGTCCAGCCACGGTATGGCTGGCCTGCCATCGCCTTGACCGCCTCGTCGGCGAGAAGGATCTGCCCGCCGTAGAGCCAGTTCGCCATGTCCAGCATCGCCACCTTGTGGGCGAACGTGTTGAACGATCCGCAGGCGTCCAGAACCAGCGTCACCCGGTAGTCGCGCCAGATCGCGTCCCAGACCGTCGTCTCCAAGCACGCCTCGGTCCAGCAGCCCAGGACGATCAGGTGCTCCGCGTCCACCTGGCTCAGCAGCAGGTCCAGCTTGGTGCCATAGAAGGCCGAGAAACGCTGCTTGTCGAAGACGACGTCTCCGGGCTGCGGGCGCACTTCGTCGCAGATGCCGACCTCGGGGCTGTCGCTGCGGCTGGCGAGCGGCCGGCCCTCGGCATCGCGGGGCTCGTGCTTCTGGGCGTCGTGGCCCGCGGGATCGAGGGCATGGCGGCTGTAGATCACCGGAATGCCGGCGGCGCGGGCGGCCTCGATGGTCTTCGCAGCATTGGCGAGGATCGACTCGTATCCAGCCACCTGCCAGACGCCACCGGCGGCGTTCTCGCCCTGTAGATCCACCGCCACGAGGGCGCTTCGGTTTGCTTTCATTTCGTCGGGAAATCCCATCTTCGTTCGCTGAAACGCTCGGACTTGACTCGCGGCCGGAGGCTTGCATGTCGCCATGGTGATGAAAACTTGAAAAAACCTCATAGATTCATTAGTCAGCGGTTATGAGTCTGGTGAACGACCTTCCCCCGCTGCAGTGGCTGGTGGCGTTCCAGCGGGTGGCCGAGCACCTCAGCTTCACGCGGGCGGCGGCCGAGCTGAACGTGACGCAACCGGCGATGAGCCATAAGATCCGCCAGCTCGAGGCGCATCTGGGGGTGAAGCTGTTCCTGCGCGCCGGCCGGGGCATCGCCCTGAGCCGGGAAGGCGAGATCTTCCTCAGCGCGGTCGAGGACGGGCTGGTGCGGATCGCCGGCGCGTCGACGATGCTGAGCCAGCCGATGCCGCACGTGACGATCCGGACGGACGCGGAGTTCGCCAGCTTCTGGCTGCTGCCGATTATCGCCCAGTTCAACGCGCGGCATCCGCGCATCGTCACCTCGATCGTCTCCGACCAGGGCGGGACGGTGCCCGATCCATCCAGTCCCGACCTGGACATCACCTTCGGCGACGGCAACTGGCCCGGCGCGACAAGCCACCGGCTGTTCTACGAGGAAGTTTTCCCCGTCTGCAGCCCGTCCTATCTCGAGGGGTGCGGCCGGATCGGGAGCCTCGAGGCCCTCGCCCGGCAGACCCTGCTGGGCTGGCACACGTCCCGCTGGGATTTCATGGATTGGGGGGAATGGTTCGAACGCCGGGGCGCGCGCCATATCGATTCAGCCTCACGGCTGATCTTCGACAACTACCACGTCGCGATGCAGGCCGCCGTCAACGGCCAGGGCATCGCCCTGGCCTGGCGCTACTGCCTCGGGGATTTGCTGGAAAAGAAGCTTCTCGTCAGGCCCGTGCCCGACACGGTGATCACGCCGCGGGGCCAGTTCCTCATCGAGTCGCAGACGTCCGAGATCCCGCAGGTGCTGCAACGGCTGATGCAATGGATCATCGACAAGTCGCGCGACACACTGGACGAGCAGCAAAGGATGCTCGACAGGCACTGACGCGGGCGGCGGAGATCCCTTATCCGGCGTCGAACAGGGCGGCGTAGCGCTCGGGCTTGAAGCCGATCTCGACCGTTTCGCCGGCCTCCAGCACAGGGCGCTTGATCATCGAGGGCTGATCGAGCATCAGCGCGACGGCCCTGGCCTCGTCCAGCCCGGCCTTGGCGTCGTCGGGCAGCTTGCGGAAAGTGGTGCCGGCCTTGTTCAGGACCTTTTCCCAGCCGGCCGCCGCGCACCAGCGCCGCAGCGCCTCGGGCGTGACGCCCTCCTTCTTGTAGTCGTGAAAGGCATAGGCGACGCCGTGGCCATCAAGCCAGGCGAAGGCCTTCTTCATCGTGTCGCAGTTGCGGATGCCGTAGATCGTCACGGACATGAATTGCTCCGGTGGTTTCAACGCGGGCCCGCTGTACGCCCCCTACTCCCACTCGATCGTCCCGGGCGGCTTGGACGTCACGTCGTAGACGACGCGGTTGATGCCCTTGACCTCGTTGATGATGCGCGTCGCCGTGGCGGCCAGGAAGTCCATGTCGTAGTGGTAGAAGTCCGCCGTCATCCCGTCGACGGAGGTGACGGCCCTGAGCGCGCAGACGGAGTCGTAGGTGCGCCCGTCGCCCATGACGCCGACGGTCTGGACCGGCAACAGCAC
It includes:
- a CDS encoding YeeE/YedE family protein, yielding MALREDVLASEFFKKTLDPVIALAAIAVLNIFLFLIVGAWTVGGGETMMTGLAAQAVIGDELQRLPFWTLVFPPDPTYWKIYISLGMLFGAFVGAILSKEFYIRIPRRLSEWVMITIGGLMMGIGIRLAFVCNVSTFFGLTPEMNMGGYLAISGIIAGAWVGSMIYKKVLEG
- a CDS encoding sulfurtransferase; this encodes MAATILAVTTLVAAPATAAEPLVDVDWVKANTGQSGVVFVDARGQTDFLRGHIPGAVNTDYAKDGWRVKKGDVPGVFPDDPAQLAALIGSLGIDNSTHVVLVAPGGTSSDMGMATRMYWTFKVLGHDNVSILNGGMNAYLAELDANKNPANPLEKGAAKAEPKTFNMALRQDMLLDDNAVKAALDAGTLMVDNRTNDQYLGVNRHGASKASGTIPGAVNLPQSWMTENGGGTFRDAKTLASLYEAAGVPTTGKQVSFCNTGHWASIGWFVSSEILGNKDVQMYDGSMVSWTNAGMPTEQKISTGQ
- a CDS encoding ABC transporter ATP-binding protein, encoding MTPAFSKNEGAAPRGGAVRLDRVSKSFESFVAVSDVSLDIRAGEFLTLLGSSGCGKTTTLRMISGFEAVDSGTITVDGARMNERPPYRRPVNTVFQSYALFPHMTVEANVAYGLTLKKLPKAEIVQRTSEMLERVGLLDKAAARPDNLSGGQRQRVALARALVNEPRVLLLDEPLGALDAKLRREMQLELKRIQTGLGITFVYVTHDQEEALVMSDRIAVMNAGKIRQIGTPADIFERPCERFVAEFVGTENFLPIADTVPGGVVLSDGTRLRLPEGATPADAGLVAIRPEKIRLATNGAETNVVEARLSEIAYVGTANRLILRLPGGDTLTAEVSPEALAAWPGPLDEGTQMRLELAPDALLVFPETPAR
- a CDS encoding c-type cytochrome, whose amino-acid sequence is MAATPRGVAAIVALVLGLATAGAGHAGDDARVLASELRIALGDVDRLAEADLPAAHKIGLAERLAGSLGLLPWLLQRAGDADGARALSEYQVTNLEPANTEPLAALLATLSDRHPLDLAGTAAPAVTATAMREARVIHQTYCAGCHDGAENGDPDLTLPARDLFFMARTERPDIFVARIFNGVKGDETIGFRNPLTDEQLAALRAFYSDD
- a CDS encoding ABC transporter substrate-binding protein, with amino-acid sequence MKTRLLTTSAVLLGITLATTGGAFAQCTEIGMLTWEGYVDDAWVKPFEEETGITVKRTYVGSNDEYMAKLAAGGGDYDVVTIVSSLAERAIGAGFVEPLDVAQLPHIEQIFAGFRDLEFIHKDGELYGVPTFWGTTPVTVNADVIPEGEDFGILFDPEYAGRIGMWEDVTTIADVASYLGYDNLWTLTDEQLEEVKKKMIEQKSLVRTYWSQAGEAIELFASGEIVASNSWNYITQALREQGVNVREFVPENPVGWLDSNFVVKGSDCAAEAHAFIDHLIAPKTQGQIAEATGYTVTNPESREFMDEAVWEQLYMDEGPDLLERIEFWQDIPRRGRYLEVWNEVKAARQ
- a CDS encoding threonine ammonia-lyase — protein: MITIDDIEAAAARIAGQVRRTPTLAADCLKEPLPVAADVILKLELLQATGSFKARGATNRLLATDPSVLAKGIVAASGGNHGLATARAGFLAGVPTTIYLPDNATPAKIEKLEAWGATTHIVGSAWHEANAAALDHVARTGAAYFHPFADPFVVAGQGTVALEILEDIPDVDVVLVAVGGGGLISGVGRAIKSRRPATRVIGVEAAGCPLLLRALEAGSNIGLDQVTTSVATMACAKTEDAIFETVRDTADGFVLVSDEEMLRAARWLWFEMGLAADLSGAAAIAALREGRVALADGETVCAIVCGAGPDALAAGEP
- a CDS encoding sulfurtransferase TusA family protein yields the protein MGLFSRKKSETTGAAPTGQATLSDGSRITIAQSVDCLGDSCPRPQLMTKKAIGQVGSGDVIEIVLDNPSSVEALPPMCDELNAAHLETIQEPRCWKVYIRKD
- a CDS encoding YeeE/YedE family protein encodes the protein MVQRSRFCNTAALRDAILFKTYRNTKALLVAMMILTFGFTLFITFGEGKTLHFDVGLNTFAGLFIFGIGMVLAGACTVSTWVKTGEGNVGALWALLFTFIGMFLFSMLWSINYWPPAPASMTGEPNLEALQLGFANAATLQEKLGIPAVVFGLVQMGVLFLIYRAIRRKEDAQAAHHRQVQESRKVVTAQAAE
- a CDS encoding ABC transporter permease, encoding MSGATVQDAGAARGWRIPGGWLLVGPPLLYLLVFLVIPYGEILLHSVWQVDGYVISRTLTGDNYARIVENPLYRQVLWNSFSTALLVTLFALAIGYPLAFFLAFVARRHRQMLYFLVVIPLLTSFLLRAYTWKIILGRSGLVNSTLTSLGLTDGPLDLFLYNQFSVVLTLVYIFVPFVTLPIYASLEKLSRDQIEASLDLGARPFTTFRRVILPLSLPGVVAGGTFTFALSFGDFVAPSLLGGPNEIMIANVIISQFGTAFDWPFGSALAMVVVVIVLAIVGIGARLEKR
- a CDS encoding ribbon-helix-helix domain-containing protein, which encodes MSIYVEIDPDDFLGHMFNACSIDQVSEFLPEKRGFRIHGHSTTVRLERVFWTVLEEMADRMEISLPQLIARIHDQCLVANDKNISSCLRVICMKYMNIYA
- a CDS encoding ABC transporter permease, with protein sequence MRNGRTAMQARYDPLLTRPVRRGLLVTAVAAFAFLYLPIAVLVVFSFSDSPLLVFPIDSVGLAWYRALFADSDLWRSVGNSLIVAGTVVPLTLILGVPLAFGLDRVNFPGKRLLEHGILLPLVVPGIVTGLALLLLLSRFDTRLSLFTVAIGHSVWCLPIVVTQVYARLRRFDRSIEEASLDLGAGPATTFWRVTLPNLKSALLGSALLVFVLSFDEIPVTFFLTGSENTLPMHIWSMLREGVNPVINAIATLTIALSILVAFLGLRLLSRD